The Fusobacterium necrophorum subsp. necrophorum genome includes the window GTGACAAGAGGAGCAGGAGAGATTGCAAAAGAATATGCAGAAATATTGACTTCCCATTTTGAGGAAGGCGAGATAGTTGTTTACACTTTGGGAAAATTTTCTATTATTGATACTATACAAATAAAAGATTTTACAATGGAATTGGAAAAGGAATTTCAAAACTATGATACCCATATCTTTCTTATGGCAAGTGGAATTGTGATAAGAAAAATAGCTCCTCTGATAAAATCGAAAGACACTGATCCTGCTGTTCTCCTAATAGATGAGGGAAAACATTTTGTAGTTTCTTTGTTGTCCGGGCATTTGGGAGGAGCCAATGAGATGACCTATCGGTTATCGGAGGTATTAAATTTAATTCCCGTTATTTCAACAAGTTCAGACGTCACAGGAAAAATTGCAGTGGATACAATTTCTCAAAAATTGCAGGCAGAATTGGAAGATTTACAGTCAGCAAAAGAGGTCACCTCTCTGATCGTGGACGGAAAAAAAGTGGAAATACTGTTGCCTGAAAATGTGAAAATTCGAAAAAATCCTGAGACAAATACCAATCCCGAAGGAGTGATTTTGCTCTCCAATAAGAAAACATTACAAATAACAAGATTATATCCTCAAAATTTGATTTTGGGAATCGGTTGTAAAAAAGATACCAAAGCCATAGAGATTGTAGAAGCCATAGAAACTGTTATGGGAAAACATAATTTAGATATGAGAAGTGTGAAACATATTGCTACAGTAGATGTCAAAAAAGAGGAAGCAGGTTTAATAAGAGCGAGTGAAATGCTCGGAAAAAATTTAGTTATCATTGGAAGAGAAGAGATCAAGAGAGTGCAGCATAGCTTTGAAGGGTCGGATTTTGTAGAAAGGAACATTGGTGTCAGGGCGGTGTCGGAGCCTGTTGCTTATTTATCTTCTTCAAGAACAGGGCATTTCTTGGAGAAAAAAGCAAAGTACAAGGGAATTACCATTTCTATCTATGAGGAGGAAATCAAGAGTGAATAAAGGAAAAATTTATGTTGTGGGAATTGGACCCGGAAATATGGAAGATATTAGTGTCAGAGCGTATCGAATTCTCAAAGAAGCAGATGTGATTTCGGGCTATACTACCTATGTAGAGTTGGTTCGAGCAGAGTTTCAAGACAAAGAATTTTGTGTTTCCGGAATGAAACGAGAGGTAGAGCGATGTCAAGAAGTATTGGAGCTTGCAAGTCAAGGGAAAAAAGTTGCTTTAATCAGTAGTGGTGATTCCGGAATTTACGGTATGGCAGGGATTATGCTGGAAGTCGCCATGGATAGTGAAATAGAGGTGGAAGTGATACCGGGAATCACTTCTACAATTGCAGGAGCTGCTTTGGTTGGGGCACCTTTGATGCATGATCAGGTTTTGATTAGTTTAAGTGATTTATTGACGGATTGGGAAGTCATTAAAAGAAGATTGGAAGCAGCCGGTCAGGGAGACTTTGTCATTTCTTTATACAATCCGAGGAGCAAAAAGAGAGTCAATCAGATTCAAGAAGCAAGAGAGATTTTATTGAAATACAAAAAATTGTCTACTCCTGTGGCTTTATTACGTCATATTGGAAGAGAGGGAGAAAACTATGATCTGTGTACCTTGGAAAATTTCTTAGACTATGAGATTGATATGTTTACAATTGTACTGATTGGAAACTCAAATAGTTATATAAAAAATGGAAAAATGATTACCCCAAGGGGATATCAGGAAAAATATGAATATTGACAAGGAAAGAAAGGGGAAAAGATGATTTGGATCATTGGAGGAACAAAAGATTCCAGAGATTTCTTGGAAAGTGTTTCTCAAAAAAGGAGAGATATTGTGGTGTCCACAGCGACCGTCTATGGGGGAAAATTGCTAGAAGGATTGGGAGTAGAGGTTCATACAAAAGCTATGAATGTTATAGAGATGAAAGAATTTGTAGAAAAATTCTCAGTTACTTGTATTGTCGATATGAGCCATCCCTATGCCTATGAAGTTTCTCAGAATGCAATTCAAGTCGCAGAAGAGCTGAAATTGGAATATTATCGCTTTGAAAGAAAGTTATTGGAATGTTTTGCGAAGAACTACAAAATATTTTCATCCATAGAGGAGATATTGGGATATTTGGAACAGAAAACAGGCAATATATTGGTTACCCTAGGAAGTAATTTATTGCCTAAATTTAAATTGTTTTCGAGAAAAAAAGATTGCTATTTTCGTATGTTACCGAAGTGGGATATGGTAAAAAAGGCGGAAGAGCAGGAGATTCTTCCCAAACAGATTTTGGCTATGCAGGGACCTTTTTCAAAAGAAATGAATGTAGCTATGATTCATCAATATGAGATTCAATATTTGATTACAAAAAGATCAGGAGATACAGGAGGGGAGAGAGAAAAAAGGGAAGCGGCAGATGAAACGGGAGTTGAAATCTTATATTTGGATAGACCTCAAATAATTTATCCCAGTGTTTCGGAGGATTGGAAAAAAATTGAAGAGAAACTTGGAAAGAAATTGAAGAGAAAATAGAAAAAAATCCAAGGAAGCAGTAAGCTTTCTTGGATTTTTACATTTCCGGGAATTACATCATAATATTCTGATTTTTAGAAACTTTCATAAAGATCACTAAGGAAAGGATTGTGACAGAACTCAAGATAGCTGCAAGAGCAGCTGCAACTCCATAACTTCCTCTCGATACATAAGTATAAATTTGAATGGTCAAGGTAATTGTCTTGTAATTATATAAAATTACTCCTGAAGATAATTCTGTAATAATAGTAATCCAACTTAAAAGAGCTCCGGAGACAACTCCATTTAACATCATAGGAACCGTAACTTGAAAGAACGTTTTCAATTTGGAGGTTCCTAAACTGATGGCAGCTTCTTCAATGGATAATGGAATTTGTTGCAAAATTGCAACGGAAGAACGTACTGTATAAGCATTTCTTCTGATAACAAGAGCAATAATCATAATAAGGAAGGTTCCTACCAAAGTGAAATTGGGTTTGTTAAATCCTGTAATTAAGGCAATTCCTATGACCGAACCGGGAATCACTTGTGGAACCATAGATAAGGTATCCAACACTTTATTTAATTTTGAATTTCGTCTGACTGCAAGATATGCAATTAAGACAGAGATCAAAACGATGAAACACAGAGCTGTCCCTCCGATGAAGAAAGTATTCTTAATAGCTGTCCCGACTTTACGGAATGCTTCTATGTAACTGTTAAAAGAATATCCGGCTACAAATAGCTTTCCGGAAGTATTTTGGAAGGAAGTATAGAATACATAAAGTTGAGGAGCATAGGCAAGAAAGACAATACCATAACAGAATATATGAGCGAATATTGCTTTGATTCCTTTAACTCCCTTTGCTTCAATAGGATGCAAAGCATTCATAGTAAATCTGAATTTACTGTTGATATACTTTTGAAT containing:
- the cbiG gene encoding cobalt-precorrin 5A hydrolase — encoded protein: MKLAFWTVTRGAGEIAKEYAEILTSHFEEGEIVVYTLGKFSIIDTIQIKDFTMELEKEFQNYDTHIFLMASGIVIRKIAPLIKSKDTDPAVLLIDEGKHFVVSLLSGHLGGANEMTYRLSEVLNLIPVISTSSDVTGKIAVDTISQKLQAELEDLQSAKEVTSLIVDGKKVEILLPENVKIRKNPETNTNPEGVILLSNKKTLQITRLYPQNLILGIGCKKDTKAIEIVEAIETVMGKHNLDMRSVKHIATVDVKKEEAGLIRASEMLGKNLVIIGREEIKRVQHSFEGSDFVERNIGVRAVSEPVAYLSSSRTGHFLEKKAKYKGITISIYEEEIKSE
- the cobK gene encoding precorrin-6A reductase; protein product: MIWIIGGTKDSRDFLESVSQKRRDIVVSTATVYGGKLLEGLGVEVHTKAMNVIEMKEFVEKFSVTCIVDMSHPYAYEVSQNAIQVAEELKLEYYRFERKLLECFAKNYKIFSSIEEILGYLEQKTGNILVTLGSNLLPKFKLFSRKKDCYFRMLPKWDMVKKAEEQEILPKQILAMQGPFSKEMNVAMIHQYEIQYLITKRSGDTGGEREKREAADETGVEILYLDRPQIIYPSVSEDWKKIEEKLGKKLKRK
- the cobJ gene encoding precorrin-3B C(17)-methyltransferase; amino-acid sequence: MNKGKIYVVGIGPGNMEDISVRAYRILKEADVISGYTTYVELVRAEFQDKEFCVSGMKREVERCQEVLELASQGKKVALISSGDSGIYGMAGIMLEVAMDSEIEVEVIPGITSTIAGAALVGAPLMHDQVLISLSDLLTDWEVIKRRLEAAGQGDFVISLYNPRSKKRVNQIQEAREILLKYKKLSTPVALLRHIGREGENYDLCTLENFLDYEIDMFTIVLIGNSNSYIKNGKMITPRGYQEKYEY
- a CDS encoding iron ABC transporter permease translates to MKTKKREIWLLVSLLLLTLYSIFMIYPLATLFKNAVIRQDGSFTLEYFIKFLGRSYYFSTIFNSFKISICVTFLTLFIGIPLAYFFNMYKIKGKPFLQIIIILCSMSAPFIGAYSWILLLGRNGLVTNLIKNILGIKVPSIYGFGGILLVLSLQLYPLVFLYVSGALRNIDNSLLEASENMGCSGVKQFFTIIIPLCIPSILAAGLMVFMISFADFGTPLFIGEGYRTFPVEIYNQFMNETGTDKNFAAAISIIAITITTIIFLIQKYINSKFRFTMNALHPIEAKGVKGIKAIFAHIFCYGIVFLAYAPQLYVFYTSFQNTSGKLFVAGYSFNSYIEAFRKVGTAIKNTFFIGGTALCFIVLISVLIAYLAVRRNSKLNKVLDTLSMVPQVIPGSVIGIALITGFNKPNFTLVGTFLIMIIALVIRRNAYTVRSSVAILQQIPLSIEEAAISLGTSKLKTFFQVTVPMMLNGVVSGALLSWITIITELSSGVILYNYKTITLTIQIYTYVSRGSYGVAAALAAILSSVTILSLVIFMKVSKNQNIMM